The Tepidibacter aestuarii genome contains a region encoding:
- a CDS encoding class I SAM-dependent methyltransferase: protein MMLLANEWENYELIDTGDGEKLERWGEYVLRRPDPQIIWPLQDEWSLWKNPHGHYHRSSRGGGEWEYKKKMPEKWTIKYKDLSFYIKPTGFKHTGLFPEQAANWDWIINKIQKANRPIRVLNLFAYTGGATVASAYGGAAEVCHVDAAKGMVNWAKENVQLSGLGDRKVRFIVDDVFKFVQREIRRGRKYDAIIMDPPSYGRGPGGEVWKIEEKLCEFIQLCMNVLSDDPLFLLVNSYTSGFSPVVIENILRSSIGQKYDGKITSGEIGIPVTKTGYVLPCGILGRWESSK, encoded by the coding sequence ATGATGCTACTTGCAAATGAATGGGAAAATTATGAATTAATAGATACTGGAGATGGAGAAAAATTAGAAAGATGGGGAGAATATGTATTAAGAAGACCAGATCCTCAAATAATATGGCCGCTTCAAGATGAATGGTCATTATGGAAAAACCCTCACGGACATTACCACAGAAGCAGTAGAGGTGGAGGAGAATGGGAATATAAAAAGAAAATGCCTGAGAAATGGACTATAAAATACAAGGATTTATCTTTTTACATAAAACCGACAGGCTTTAAACATACAGGATTATTCCCAGAACAAGCTGCTAACTGGGATTGGATAATAAACAAGATACAAAAAGCTAATAGACCGATAAGAGTTCTTAACTTATTTGCATATACAGGTGGAGCTACAGTTGCATCAGCTTATGGAGGAGCTGCTGAGGTCTGTCACGTAGATGCTGCAAAGGGAATGGTTAACTGGGCTAAAGAAAATGTTCAATTATCTGGACTTGGTGATAGAAAAGTAAGATTTATAGTAGATGATGTATTTAAATTTGTTCAAAGAGAAATAAGAAGAGGAAGAAAATACGATGCTATAATAATGGATCCTCCATCTTATGGAAGAGGACCTGGAGGAGAAGTTTGGAAGATAGAAGAAAAGTTATGTGAATTTATACAGCTTTGTATGAACGTATTATCAGATGATCCACTATTCTTACTTGTAAACTCATATACATCAGGTTTTTCGCCAGTAGTTATAGAGAACATATTAAGATCATCTATAGGACAAAAATATGATGGAAAAATAACATCTGGAGAAATAGGAATACCTGTAACTAAAACGGGATATGTTCTTCCATGCGGAATATTAGGAAGATGGGAGTCATCAAAATAA
- a CDS encoding RluA family pseudouridine synthase, translating into MNPIYEDNHIIVAKKEVNILSQADNTNDKDMLSIIKGYIKEKYNKPGNVYLGLVHRLDRPVGGCMVFAKTSKAASRLSEQVRNRSFKKTYLAVIRGALEGIDGTLKDYLYKDTKTNMSSVVRKNFKGAKEAILDYEVLAHENNLSLVKIKLKTGRPHQIRVQFASRGNALYGDQRYGVDVNKHGQQIALWSYEIGITHPTLKEDMRFTCMPPDEYPWNLFNI; encoded by the coding sequence ATGAATCCAATATATGAAGATAACCATATAATAGTAGCTAAAAAAGAAGTAAATATATTATCACAAGCTGATAATACTAATGATAAAGATATGCTATCTATTATAAAAGGGTATATAAAAGAGAAGTACAATAAGCCTGGAAATGTATATTTAGGACTTGTACATAGGCTTGATAGACCTGTTGGAGGTTGTATGGTGTTTGCAAAAACATCAAAAGCGGCATCCAGACTTTCAGAGCAAGTCAGAAATAGAAGTTTTAAAAAGACGTACTTAGCTGTAATAAGAGGAGCTTTAGAGGGAATAGATGGAACATTAAAAGATTATTTATACAAAGACACTAAGACTAATATGTCTAGTGTGGTACGTAAGAATTTTAAAGGAGCTAAAGAGGCTATTCTTGATTATGAAGTTCTAGCCCATGAGAATAACTTAAGCTTAGTAAAAATAAAATTAAAAACAGGAAGACCGCATCAAATAAGAGTGCAATTTGCAAGTAGAGGAAATGCCTTATATGGAGATCAAAGATATGGTGTAGATGTTAATAAACATGGACAGCAAATTGCACTTTGGTCTTATGAAATAGGAATAACTCATCCAACACTTAAAGAAGATATGAGATTTACTTGTATGCCACCTGATGAGTATCCTTGGAACTTGTTTAATATATAG
- a CDS encoding nuclear transport factor 2 family protein, whose translation MNPQEIVQMQLDFYNKHNLEGFMSTYHDDITVYNLIDNSVILEGKELLREKYYERFEILKVHAELVNRMVIGNKVIDHEYVTELNVDEIVKAVAIYEIEDSLIKRVWFLFE comes from the coding sequence ATGAATCCTCAAGAAATAGTACAAATGCAATTAGATTTTTATAATAAGCATAATTTAGAAGGATTTATGTCTACATATCATGATGATATTACTGTTTATAATCTTATTGATAACTCTGTTATACTTGAAGGAAAAGAACTATTAAGGGAAAAGTATTATGAAAGATTTGAGATTTTAAAAGTGCATGCAGAACTTGTAAATCGTATGGTAATTGGTAATAAAGTAATTGATCATGAATATGTAACTGAATTAAATGTAGATGAAATAGTAAAAGCAGTGGCAATATATGAGATTGAAGATAGTCTGATTAAAAGGGTTTGGTTCCTTTTTGAATAA
- a CDS encoding winged helix-turn-helix transcriptional regulator, protein MIDSIKKHTMEVNMEIREKLLKSLNCPTTLAQNLIAGKWKILIMWHLRNEVKRFNELQKDMPEIKQAYLTKQLRELEQDELIHREVYKVVPPKVEYSLTPIGEKLLPVLVELRKWGMEYMDYINNK, encoded by the coding sequence ATGATAGATAGTATTAAAAAACATACTATGGAGGTAAACATGGAAATTCGAGAAAAACTATTAAAATCACTCAATTGCCCAACTACTCTAGCTCAAAATTTAATCGCTGGGAAATGGAAAATATTAATAATGTGGCATTTGAGAAATGAGGTAAAAAGATTTAATGAATTACAAAAAGATATGCCAGAGATAAAACAAGCCTATCTTACAAAACAATTGAGAGAACTTGAACAAGATGAGCTTATTCACAGAGAAGTATATAAAGTAGTTCCTCCGAAAGTCGAATACTCTTTAACACCAATTGGCGAAAAATTATTACCTGTTTTAGTTGAGCTTAGAAAATGGGGTATGGAATACATGGATTACATTAATAATAAGTGA
- a CDS encoding dicarboxylate/amino acid:cation symporter, with protein sequence MKKSKSLSENLGLMIIISMILGIIVGYFIYRTNIGMFFASNICSNLGDIFMQLLKMVVIPLVATSIISGAASIGNTKSAGKIGGATFAYYMFTTAFAVVLALIIGNLTQPGVGVDNSITSMFSNEYADKGDLPGFWETIKGIIPTNPIKALVDGNMLQILFFSLFLGFGISSLDYEKKKFILKVFDCITEALIWVINKVLLFAPVGVFALMVYSIATFGFDSLKPIFKLFGVYIVALAIHTFVFYPTMVGILSKISPSVFIKKVMKPFSVAFSSASSMGTLPITTETCEDELGVSKEVTSFVLPLGATINMDGNSIYYALVAVFFAQYFGIELTMASYIAIILTATVGSIGQAGVPGPSLLVVAVLLAANIPVEGLPLLFGLDRIFDMLRTAVNVTGDASCAVIIENLKQKEEMKALAK encoded by the coding sequence ATGAAAAAATCTAAATCTTTATCTGAAAACTTAGGACTAATGATAATTATTTCTATGATACTTGGAATAATAGTTGGATATTTTATCTATAGGACTAATATCGGAATGTTTTTTGCATCAAATATTTGTTCTAACCTAGGAGATATATTTATGCAGCTTCTTAAAATGGTAGTTATACCTTTAGTTGCAACATCTATAATATCAGGTGCAGCATCTATTGGAAACACTAAATCTGCTGGTAAAATAGGAGGAGCTACATTTGCTTACTATATGTTTACAACAGCATTTGCAGTTGTACTTGCTTTAATAATAGGTAATTTAACTCAACCTGGAGTAGGGGTTGATAACTCCATAACATCAATGTTCTCTAATGAATATGCTGATAAAGGAGATTTACCTGGTTTTTGGGAAACTATCAAAGGAATAATACCAACTAATCCTATAAAAGCACTTGTAGATGGAAATATGCTTCAAATACTATTTTTTAGCTTATTCTTAGGATTTGGTATATCTAGTCTTGATTATGAAAAAAAGAAATTTATATTAAAAGTTTTTGATTGTATAACAGAAGCGCTTATTTGGGTTATAAATAAAGTATTATTATTTGCTCCAGTTGGAGTATTTGCTCTTATGGTTTATTCAATAGCTACATTTGGATTCGATTCTTTAAAACCTATATTTAAGTTATTCGGAGTTTATATAGTAGCTCTTGCTATTCATACGTTTGTCTTTTATCCTACAATGGTCGGAATACTTTCTAAGATTTCTCCATCTGTATTTATAAAAAAGGTTATGAAGCCTTTTTCAGTAGCTTTTTCTTCAGCTTCTTCTATGGGAACTCTACCTATAACTACAGAGACTTGTGAAGATGAGCTTGGAGTATCTAAGGAGGTAACTTCTTTCGTACTTCCACTTGGAGCTACTATAAATATGGATGGTAACTCTATATACTACGCTCTTGTAGCGGTATTCTTTGCTCAATACTTTGGAATTGAACTTACTATGGCATCATATATTGCTATAATACTTACAGCAACAGTTGGTTCTATAGGACAAGCTGGTGTACCTGGTCCATCTTTATTAGTTGTTGCAGTTTTACTTGCTGCTAATATACCAGTAGAAGGACTTCCACTTTTATTCGGGTTAGATAGAATATTTGATATGTTAAGAACGGCAGTAAATGTAACAGGAGATGCTTCTTGTGCTGTTATAATAGAGAATTTAAAACAAAAAGAAGAAATGAAAGCTTTAGCTAAATAA